From a single Rutidosis leptorrhynchoides isolate AG116_Rl617_1_P2 chromosome 5, CSIRO_AGI_Rlap_v1, whole genome shotgun sequence genomic region:
- the LOC139848940 gene encoding uncharacterized protein: MGFGSKWIKCISSSLMSASISILVNGSPTNELYLSRGVRQGDPFSPFLFIIAAEGLNILTKVAIEKGLFKGVEVGNDKVVISHLQYADDKIFFEEWGRSNTLSLKNILKCFDLSSSLKVNFQKSCLFGVGVGFDEQLMRLHWRFATPSSRRLATVVLLPFGWNIGLEAINSANYFLDFFRLEMQQSVCVQNRIISEGSNQVMTWNWSRPPSGRTGSELNSLINLLQTFMFNNSNSDSWNWGLASNGIYTVKKLSTRIDEQSLVSFNSQQGTSRNNLVPKKIDIFIWRLLKKSIPVKLELDKRGINLHSLRCPICDEDLESVDHEFIACKHVLDVWNRVHKNGWALDQSQMLVSRAC; encoded by the exons ATGGGATTTGGATCAAAGTGGATTAAATGCATATCTTCGAGTCTCATGTCAGCTTCCATCTCAATTTTGGTTAACGGATCCCCGACTAATGAGTTGTATCTAAGTAGAGGGGTTCGTCAAGGTGACCCTTTCTCTCCCTTTCTCTTCATCATTGCGGCGGAAGGTCTTAACATCCTTACAAAAGTGGCTATCGAAAAAGGGCTCTTTAAGGGTGTCGAAGTTGGTAACGATAAGGTTGTTATTTCACActtgcaatatgcggatgacaaAATATTCTTCGAGGAATGGGGAAGATCAAACACTCTTAGCCTAAAAAATATTCTAAAGTGTTTTGATCTCTCTTCGAGTCTAAAAGTTAACTTTCAAAAAAGTTGCCTTTTTGGTGTTGGGGTAGGTTTTGATGAG CAATTGATGAGACTCCATTGGCGTTTTGCAACTCCTTCATCAAGACGATTGGCGACGGTGGTTCTACTTCCTTTTGGTTGGAACATTGGATTGGAAGCGATAAACTCGGCAAATTATTTCCTTGACTTTTTCAGATTAGAGATGCAGCAATCTGTTTGTGTCCAAAACAGAATCATATCAGAAGGTAGCAATCAAGTTATGACTTGGAACTGGTCCCGTCCACCTTCGGGCCGTACAGGATCTGAACTAAACTCGTTAATCAACTTGTTGCAGACTTTCATGTTCAACAATAGTAACAGTGACTCGTGGAATTGGGGGTTAGCTTCAAATGGTATTTATACCGTTAAAAAATTATCGACACGTATTGATGAACAATCGCTAGTTTCTTTCAATTCTCAGCAGGGTACATCGCGAAACAATCTGGTCCCCAAGAAGATTGATATTTTCATTTGGAGGCTACTCAAGAAAAGCATACCCGTTAAATTGGAGCTTGACAAAAGGGGCATTAACCTCCATTCGTTGAGATGCCCAATATGTGACGAAGATTTAGAATCGGTTGATCACGAATTCATTGCGTGTAAACATGTATTAGATGTGTGGAATCGTGTTCATAAAAATGGTTGGGCTTTGGACCAGTCACAAATGCTAGTCTCGAGGGCCTGTTAA